The genomic stretch ATGCTTGTGCAAGATGACTTCGGCGTTTATTATCAAGGAGTTGAGCTAAGTTGAAAATAACGGACACCAAAGTTTACAATCGTTCTCGAACGGAGGTGTCACAATGGTTAAAAGATCGAACGGTCGTTACTCGAAAGAGTTTCGTAACGAAGCCGTGAAACTGGTGATAGAAGGCGGCCTGACTGCATACGAAGCGTCACGGCAACTCTCCTTACCGAAATCGACCCTGGAGAACTGGGTCAGAGCTCACAAGGCCGGTAAGCTTAACGATATCGGCAGTGAGAGCCGTCCTTTGACCGAAGTTGAGCAAGAGCTCGCTCGCGTCAGACGAGAGCTGTCTCAGGTCAAACAGGAGCGCGATATCTTAAAAAAAGCCGCCGCGTACTTTGCCAAGGAGTCGCTGCCCGGTACGCGTTGATAAAACAGTTTCGATCTGAGTATCCGGTTCCTTTCCTGTGCCGGGTTCTGGAGGTTTCAACGAGTGGCTTTTACGCCTGGTTGAAACGGCCTGAGTCTCCTCGGCAGAAAGAAGAGAAACGGCTCGAACTCGAAATTATTGCGGCTCATAGAAGAACCGAAGCAACCTACGGCCCAGAGCGCCTGCAAGAGGATCTGGCTGATCACGACGTTCATGTTGGTGTTCATCGGATCAAACGAATTCGCAGAAAGCTGGGCTTGCGCTGCAAGCAGGTCAAGAAGTTCAAGGCAACTACGAACTCGAATCACGCGTTGCCGGTTGCTGAGAACCTGCTGGACCAGAATTTTACCACGGACGCCCCGAACCAGATCTGGGTGACCGATATAACCTATATCCCCACGGCGGAAGGTTGGCTGTATCTTGCCGGCCATAAGGATCTCTACACCGGAGAAGTCGTGGGCTACGCCATGGGAGAGCGAATGACGAAGAATCTCGTCTCCCAATCCTTGTTCCGCGCCGTTGCGGCCAAACGACCCGCTGCTGGCTTGATCCATCATTCCGACCG from Pseudodesulfovibrio profundus encodes the following:
- a CDS encoding IS3 family transposase (programmed frameshift), producing the protein MVKRSNGRYSKEFRNEAVKLVIEGGLTAYEASRQLSLPKSTLENWVRAHKAGKLNDIGSESRPLTEVEQELARVRRELSQVKQERDILKKAAAYFGQGVAARYALIKQFRSEYPVPFLCRVLEVSTSGFYAWLKRPESPRQKEEKRLELEIIAAHRRTEATYGPERLQEDLADHDVHVGVHRIKRIRRKLGLRCKQVKKFKATTNSNHALPVAENLLDQNFTTDAPNQIWVTDITYIPTAEGWLYLAGHKDLYTGEVVGYAMGERMTKNLVSQSLFRAVAAKRPAAGLIHHSDRGSQYCAKEFRKLLVQFKMRASMSRRGNCYDNAPIESFWGVLKNELVHHRRYATRQEAIREITTYIEVFYNRKRKQKRLGYLSPAAYEQQYFKERLIA